AGCGTCTCGCATGCTCTTCGGGATTTGAACCCGATGGCAAACGCTCACTTGCGTTCGCGTTTCTCTACTTCAAATCCCTTCCGTGTGCGCTTCACTCGGGGCAAAAACGCGCCCCTCGTTGCAGTGCTCCGTCAGGGATTTGAACCCTGGTCCTCGGCTCGAAAGGCCAAGATGATTGGCCGGACTACACCAACGGAGCGCATCCGATCATATCCAGGGTTTAGGTTTAAAACCGTCGAATCGGATCCTCGTCGCCGTTCCTCACTCCTCTCCAGTCTCCTCCTCTTCCTCCTCTGTCGTCCCGTTTCCGCTGTCAATGGTCCGCTTCACGTCGATCTGGTAGTGCTCCAGAATGTCCCGGCCGAGCAACAGCGAGTAGTCCATGTGGGACCGATCCTCCAGGCTGGCTGCCACGGTGTGCCGATCGCCACCGATCCCGACCACGATGTCCACGATGGGCCGTGACTTCCCCGTCTTCGTACTGCCCGAACGGACCCGCGTCATGCTCTTGATCGGCCCCGCGCCGATCTCGGCCGCCAGCCGGGTGTCGATGCTGGTGCGGGCGGCCCCGGTGTCGGACTTCGCCACGACCCGCTCGGTGCCGGACGTGCCGCTGACGAGCACCTCCTCGGTGTAGCCGATTACTTCCATCGGCTCCCGGGTGGTGGGTTTGGTCTGGGTGACGGTCTCGGGCATCGAATCGTCGAGGACGCCGGCCAACTGCTCGACCTGATCAGGATCGACCGATCCGCCCGCGGTCTCGATGGCCAGCGTCGCGATCGAAGCCGCGGGGTTGTGGCCGGTCGCCCTGAAGAGGCCTCTGAATCCGGCGGTGGGGTTGACCTCCAAGAGATGCCAGCCGTCGACGCCCTCGACGAGATCGACACCTGCGTAGTCCAGTCCGATCATGTCGGCGGCCTCGACGGCCATCGAAGCCGCTTGATCGGGAAGGTCCGGCACTGCTTCGACCTCGCCACCCAGTGCCACGTTCGTCCGCCAGTCGTTGTCCGGGGCCCACCGGCGCATCGCACCTTCGATCTCCCCGTCGACCACGTAGACTCGCAGATCGGACTGTCGCTGTTCGTCGGTCTGTTCGATGAGTTCCTGGAGGAACGCGTAGCGATCACCGACCCGGGGGTTGACCGACTCGTCGCGGCCGATCTTCCAGGTCCCACCGCCGTGGGTCCCGATCGCCGTCTTGTAAACCGCCTCGTCGCCGAACTTCTCGCGGAGCGCGTTCAGCCGGTCGGCATCCAGTGCCAGGGCCGCGTCCGGAATCTGGACCGCGGAATCGGCCAGCAGGGTCGCCGTCGAGAACTTGTGAAAGGCCGTGAGGACGTTCTCCGGGCGATTTAACATTGGCCGGAGCCGGCCGAGACTCTTTGCCAGCCCCAGCAGTTCGGCCGGCTGTTCCGTATTCGAGAGCAGCAGTCGGTTCACGATCACGTCCACGTCAGGTTCCAGGGTCGCCTGCCCGTCCTCGATCTCGACGACCAGGTTGTTCTGGCGGAGCCAGTACCCCTCGTGACCAAGGGCGTTGACGGTGTTGAGAATGGATTTCGTTTCTTTGCTGTTGTGAAGACCCAGAACGCCGACGGAAACGGGTTCGGTCATACGTCGACGACGACGCCAGGGATTATAAACCAACCCGCCGGCAGTGCCCCGAAACGGGGCAACGGCTTAACCCGTGCCGGGCGAAAGGCCGGCATGACAGCGGGCGCGTTCACCTACAGTGGTGGGAAAGTTGATCCGGGCGAGTCGAGTACCATCCGCTACCGGATCAGCGAGACCTACCTCGGCGATCCCGTCAAGATTCCAGTCTCCATCGTCAACGGGGCGGAACCGGGCCCAACACTGTTCATGACTGCGGCCGCCCACGGGGACGAACTCAACGGCATCGAGGTCGTTCGCGAGGTGGCACTCGACTGGGACCACTCGAAGCTCCACGGGACGTTGATTCTCCTTCCCGTGCTCAACGTCCCGGCCTTCCTGGCCCAGCAACGGTACCTCCCGATCTACGACCGGGACCTCAACCGATCCTTTCCCGGCGATCAGGAGAGCACGAGTGCCAAGCGGATGGCCCACACCATCTTCACGAACTTCATCGAGCCGGCGGATCTGGGACTCGACTTTCACACCTCGACTCGCGGCCGGACGAACATGCTTCACGCCCGCGGTGACATGGCCCGTGAAGACGTCTTCCGGCTCGCACACGCCTTCGGTTCACACGTGATCATCGACACGGAAGGGTCGGAGGGTACACTTCGGCGGGAGGCGACTGCGAGTGGCGCGCCGACGATTACCGTCGAGATGGGCGAGGCCCACCGATTCCAGCGCGGACTGATCGATCGGGCCCTCGAAGGCGTGGCGAGCGTGCTCGCCGAGTTCGAGATGTGGCCGGACGAAACGGTTCACTGGCCAGGGTGGCGCACGACAATTACCGCCGAGGAGAAAACCTGGCTCAGGGCCGAGAGCGGTGGCATCGTCGAGATGCACGCCGAACGGGGCGAACTGGTGGAGACGGGTGAGACGATCGCCACCATCACGAACCCGTTCAAGACCGAGCGGACCACAGTCGAGTCCCCCTGGACCGGGCTGCTGGTCGGCGTGCTGGAGAATCCGGTCGTCTACCCTGGAAACCCACTCTGTCACCTGGTCGAAGTGGACGAGGCCACCCAGGCAGTCATCGAACAGGGCGTCGCCGACACCCACGCCGCGGGCGAGGAGTAACACTCGGGAGAAAGTTCTTTGTGCGCTGCCGTCGCCGTAGCAGGTATGTCAGCGCCTTACGACCGTGGCCGGATCGAGGACTTCGGCCGCTTCCGGCGATTCTCGGCGGGGATGTGGGCCTGGGTCCTTCACAAGGCCACCGGCTGGGTTCTCATCGGGTACCTCTTCGCCCACATTGCGGTCCTCAGCACGGCGATTCCGGCGGCGGGGAACGCGGAGGCCATCGCTGCCGAGGCAGACCTCTACACGCGCACGCTCCAGGGACTGGAGGGGATTTTCCTGGTTCGCGTCCTGGAAGTCGGCCTGCTCACGGCGGCGGTCTTTCACATGGTAAACGGGATTCGGCTCCTGCTGGTGGATCTGGGAATCGGCCTCGAACGACAGGTCCAGACCTTCTACGCGTCACTCGTGGTGACGGCAGTGATCGTGCTCGCGAGTATCCCCGTCTTCCTTCCGCCGGAGGTCGTTCCCTGGTAATGACGGGGTCACGACCCACGTTCCGCCACGGATCTCTCGCCTGGTTCCTCCAGCGTGTCACCGCCGTGGTGCTCCTGTTCACGCTCGCCTTTCACTTCCTCTGGCTACACTTCGTGAACCACGCCGCCGAGGTCACGCTCTGGGGGTCGGCGCTCCGCATGGACCGGCTCTCCTATCTCCTGTTGATGGTCGTCTTCCTGCTGACAGCGGCCTTTCACGGGATCAACGGGATCTACAACGCGCTGGTCAACGAGGGTCTCTCCGGGCGGGCACGACGTGTCACCGCCTGGGTGCTGGCCATCGCTGGAACGATCCTGGTCGTCCAGGGACTCCGGGTTTCGGTTGCACTCGCGGGGGTGGTGAACTGATGGCGGAATCGGTCGACCCGGACACGAGCGGGCTCCAGGGTGGGGACACACAGCCCAAATCAGAGGGCGAGACGGTCGA
This region of Halodesulfurarchaeum sp. HSR-GB genomic DNA includes:
- the sdhC gene encoding succinate dehydrogenase, cytochrome b556 subunit, with the translated sequence MSAPYDRGRIEDFGRFRRFSAGMWAWVLHKATGWVLIGYLFAHIAVLSTAIPAAGNAEAIAAEADLYTRTLQGLEGIFLVRVLEVGLLTAAVFHMVNGIRLLLVDLGIGLERQVQTFYASLVVTAVIVLASIPVFLPPEVVPW
- a CDS encoding RimK/LysX family protein; this encodes MTEPVSVGVLGLHNSKETKSILNTVNALGHEGYWLRQNNLVVEIEDGQATLEPDVDVIVNRLLLSNTEQPAELLGLAKSLGRLRPMLNRPENVLTAFHKFSTATLLADSAVQIPDAALALDADRLNALREKFGDEAVYKTAIGTHGGGTWKIGRDESVNPRVGDRYAFLQELIEQTDEQRQSDLRVYVVDGEIEGAMRRWAPDNDWRTNVALGGEVEAVPDLPDQAASMAVEAADMIGLDYAGVDLVEGVDGWHLLEVNPTAGFRGLFRATGHNPAASIATLAIETAGGSVDPDQVEQLAGVLDDSMPETVTQTKPTTREPMEVIGYTEEVLVSGTSGTERVVAKSDTGAARTSIDTRLAAEIGAGPIKSMTRVRSGSTKTGKSRPIVDIVVGIGGDRHTVAASLEDRSHMDYSLLLGRDILEHYQIDVKRTIDSGNGTTEEEEEETGEE
- a CDS encoding succinate dehydrogenase, yielding MTGSRPTFRHGSLAWFLQRVTAVVLLFTLAFHFLWLHFVNHAAEVTLWGSALRMDRLSYLLLMVVFLLTAAFHGINGIYNALVNEGLSGRARRVTAWVLAIAGTILVVQGLRVSVALAGVVN
- a CDS encoding succinylglutamate desuccinylase/aspartoacylase family protein, which produces MTAGAFTYSGGKVDPGESSTIRYRISETYLGDPVKIPVSIVNGAEPGPTLFMTAAAHGDELNGIEVVREVALDWDHSKLHGTLILLPVLNVPAFLAQQRYLPIYDRDLNRSFPGDQESTSAKRMAHTIFTNFIEPADLGLDFHTSTRGRTNMLHARGDMAREDVFRLAHAFGSHVIIDTEGSEGTLRREATASGAPTITVEMGEAHRFQRGLIDRALEGVASVLAEFEMWPDETVHWPGWRTTITAEEKTWLRAESGGIVEMHAERGELVETGETIATITNPFKTERTTVESPWTGLLVGVLENPVVYPGNPLCHLVEVDEATQAVIEQGVADTHAAGEE